A section of the Pan paniscus chromosome 11, NHGRI_mPanPan1-v2.0_pri, whole genome shotgun sequence genome encodes:
- the RPP25L gene encoding ribonuclease P protein subunit p25-like protein isoform X2, protein MEHYRKAGSVELPAPSPMPQLPPDTLEMRVRDGSKIRNLLGLALGRLEGGSARHVVFSGSGRAAGKAVSCAEIVKRRVPGLHQLTKLRFLQTEDSWVPASPDTGLDPLTVRRHVPAVWVLLSRDPLDPNECGYQPPGAPPGLGSMPSSSCGPRSRRRARDTRS, encoded by the coding sequence ATGGAGCACTACCGGAAAGCTGGCTCTGTAGAGCTCCCAGCGCCTTCCCCAATGCCCCAGCTACCTCCTGATACCCTTGAGATGCGGGTCCGAGATGGCAGCAAAATTCGCAACCTGCTGGGGTTGGCTCTGGGTCGGTTGGAGGGCGGCAGTGCACGGCATGTAGTGTTCTCAGGTTCTGGCAGGGCTGCAGGAAAGGCTGTCAGCTGCGCTGAGATTGTCAAGCGGCGGGTCCCAGGCCTGCACCAGCTCACCAAGCTACGTTTCCTTCAGACTGAGGACAGCTGGGTCCCAGCCTCACCTGACACAGGGCTAGACCCCCTCACAGTGCGCCGCCATGTGCCTGCAGTGTGGGTGCTGCTCAGCCGGGACCCCCTGGACCCTAATGAGTGTGGTTACCAACCCCCAGGAGCACCCCCTGGCCTGGGTTCCAtgcccagctccagctgtggccctCGTTCCCGAAGAAGGGCTCGAGACACCCGATCGTGA